CAAGTATAATCAAAATAATCCCTAATGTCCAGTAGGAATATTATGTTTTAATACCCTTATTTTGAATAATCCCGATTCTCCAATCCCGATTGGACAATCGCTATTGGACTTTTCCGCGCCGTTAAGGTAAAATATGAGCGTAAACTTAGAAACAAGGGGTTCGGAATGACGGGAAAGTCCGTTACTTTTTCCATACTCGGACGTAGTATCATATGAACGGTGAAATTGAGACCGATATCATGGCCGACGAAATCGACCTGTGGGCGGAAAAGAGCCGTAGCGGCGACCGGGTCGCGTTCGGGAAACTTTACGACCGCTTCATGCCGCCGATTTACCGGTTCGTCTATTACCGGGTGTACAACAAGGGTCTCGCGGAGGATTTGACCTCGCAGACATTCCTGAAGGCGGTGGAGAATATCGCGAGCTACGACCGGAAGAAAGGGAAGTTCTCATCGTGGCTCTACCGCATCGCCCGGAACCTGGTGATCGACTATTACCGTTCGCGGAAGAAAACAGTCGAGCTCGATGAGACATGGGATATCGCTTCGGATATCGACATCGAGGACGACGCGCACCGGAAGGATATGGTCGAACGGCTCAAGGGTCTGATGTGCATCCTCTCCGGGGAACAGCGCGAAATCGTGGTCATGCGGTTATGGCAGGAGCTCCCGTACAACGAGATTGCCGGAATTTTAGGCAAGACCGAAGCGGGATGCAAGATGATGTTCTCCCGCGCGATCGCGAGGCTTCGGGATGAAGCGGACTTTTTAGCGGTTGTGATCCTGTTTCTCGTCACAGGAATGACGGGATAGGAGAAAAAGATGAAAAACACTATAAAAGAACTGATAAACGAACTGATCCGTAACGACTCCTCGCTCGCGGGAAAAGAGGCCGAACTGGAGAAAATTCTCTTAAAAGTGGCTGAAATCCGCCCGCCGGCGGAGCCCGGCCCGGAGTTCAGCGCGCGCCTGAAGGACGAATTGCTCCGCAAGCTGACCGCCGACGCCTCCCGTAAAAAGGGGCTGGCGTTCTGGCTGATGCGGAAGCGCGTCCGTCTCCTGATCGGCAGCGGCGCGGTGATCTGCCTGATCGCGGTCACTGTGATCACCAATCCTATCGCGCAGATGACGATGAAGAACGCGCCCCAGCAGCCGGCTCCGCAAATCCAGCAGATTGTCACCCAGACCCAGGCTAACGGGAACACGGTCGCCGTAGGGACTGTTTCCCCGCAGAAAGCGAAAACCGGCCTTCAGCATCCTCCCGCCGACGATACCGCGATGGACGCTAAAGAACCCGTTGTGCTGTCGGAGGATAAAGCCAAGCTCGATTTCAAGGTTGTAATGGCCGACGAAGAAACCACTGTAGATCAGGTATCGGATATCGTAAAGTCCGAGTCCGCCGTTCAAGTTGAGGGCGGAGACAAGGAGTTGAAGAAACCGGGAGAGGAAACCGATCTGCTCGCGAAATATGACAAGAAATCGAAGGATTCCATAAACGCGGGACTGGAGCTCGAGAAACCGCCGGTAATGCCGGCTCCGAAGATATATTCCTACAACGACGTAAAGGACGACCTCAGCGCCGGGAAATTGCCGGCTCCGTCGTACTATGTCAAAGCCGATATTATGATAGAATCGTTCGATTATATCCTGCCCGCCGGGTTCGATAAAACCCAGCCTCTTTACACCGAAATCGCGCCCTGCTCGTGGGATAACCGTTACGCCCTCCTGGTCATACTTCTCCCCGGCGAGATCGCTAAGACCTGCAACTATCCCCCTGAAGTACAGACGGTCGCAGGTGAAACTGTCGCTACGAAATGGCTGAAACTTACCCAGACCCTCGCGGGGTCGCGTCCCCAGGCCGTGTTCGGGCTGATACCTGTTGCGGTCTATGGGACTGCCAAGACCGCGCAGAACCTCCAGGTAAAAATCCGCTACTTCGACCAGAGCGCCGGTAAGACCCAGACAATCAAACAGCTTTTGTTCTATCCCGCGGACGCATCGAAAACAACCGCGCTCTTCCGGTTTATTTCGTCGGTTTCGGAATGGGCGTTACTGCTGAACAATCCCGGCGATGTGCCCCAGGGATCGTTCGCCGACACTTTGTCTCTCGCCGAGGGCGCTCAGGGCGCAGTCCCCGATTCGCAGTGGAAGGATTTTATCGAGGTGCTCAAGCTCACAATAAAAGCGCAATAACCGTGATATTTCTTGCGTATCCCGACGGATAGCATTAAAATAAGAGTTGGTAAACGAAATATTCTTTCGTCGCGAGGCTAAAATCGAAGCAATCTATTTTAATACCCTCTAAGGAATAAAGCAGACTGCTTCACCCGCTCATCGGAAAAATGTTGTAGCGCGCGGTAACGCAGCGATAAAGTATTTTTGTCAGTATGTTCAATCATCAGGAGGCTTCCATTATGCGTAAGCTATTTTTACTGATACTCCCGTTCATTGTCCTCTCATGCGGTACGTCCCAACCCCAGAAAGCTGAAGAGGTTCCGACTCCGAAAGCTGTCAATTTTTCCATGTCTCAGAAGAATGTCGAAAAAGAGGAAGCATCTGTAACTCTGACCAAGTATTCCGAACTCTCGGCGAACCTGAATAAAAAAATCACCATCACTGCGAAAAAGAGCGAAATTATCATGCAGCACATGATGGCGTATGACCCTAATAAACCGGCGGTTTCCTATATCGATTTGGACGGCGGCGCGCAGATCG
This genomic window from Brevinematales bacterium contains:
- a CDS encoding sigma-70 family RNA polymerase sigma factor — encoded protein: MNGEIETDIMADEIDLWAEKSRSGDRVAFGKLYDRFMPPIYRFVYYRVYNKGLAEDLTSQTFLKAVENIASYDRKKGKFSSWLYRIARNLVIDYYRSRKKTVELDETWDIASDIDIEDDAHRKDMVERLKGLMCILSGEQREIVVMRLWQELPYNEIAGILGKTEAGCKMMFSRAIARLRDEADFLAVVILFLVTGMTG